The following proteins are co-located in the Enoplosus armatus isolate fEnoArm2 chromosome 8, fEnoArm2.hap1, whole genome shotgun sequence genome:
- the tpx2 gene encoding targeting protein for Xklp2: protein MAESDGETSDMYEFDAPSRVVDLKELDNAESEDKWFEKQAGGGDGHLKTPMRIDRPFGRSEAPDLPRAIVTPLLKTDVDSVPSTSTSPPSNMVTSWGAGSPTRTGARPKTMTSNQPPAQPRRVSKRKEAASGPAVPPPKKYKKSPVARPARKSNSVLRRRQSESKTVAKTRAAAAVSTTANTDSTSSEDQELERIRNLQKEVALHRKKNEASYKAALAGNPPPKKMVLSTTVPKEFRFNTRAKATTSSNTSHKDVDFVTQLRKPSSPAKAMKGATVPKPFNLSTGNKRKMDEPSAYVPMAQQIERFEKRTPDRYHLRSRKSQERGPSRVKGEHLKLTQPHTPDLMTRQRSRPPTAKSSADLEAEEVEKLNKFKFKALELNRKILDGAEGLKKPAVKEPTVPEGFELQIEKRLQERQATKKPQEGEEKPHTFKSQPLPKKILEGVVGLPEKKVLHPTVPESPAFALKKRIHVEPKVEEVKRPSPIKAPPVPHFGLPFQPRLQENHLVEVCPFSFEERERERRALKEKRLEEKRNEEVPHFKAQPLPDFNTVVLPEKKKMELTKPEPFRLLLDERGAAKSSRWEQMVKEEQKQQEDAAVFKARPNTVTHKEPFQPKKESRAAVEGINSSTVVEAFELSTERRARERQEYEQLASEKEAFKALMEEERRREEENREKEEVARMRQEQVHKAQPIRHYKPVAVKKSEVPLTVPQSPNFSDRFRL from the exons ATGGCGGAAAGCGACGGTGAGACTTCGGACATGTACGAATTTGATGCCCCGTCCCGAGTCGTTGACCTGAAAGAACTGGACAATGCCGAAAGCGAAGATAAGTGGTTTG AGAAACAGGCCGGTGGAGGAGATGGTCACCTTAAAACACCTATGAGAATTGACCGGCCCTTTGGGAGAAGTGAAGCGCCCGACCTGCCTAGAGCCATCGTAACTCCTCTACTCAAGACGGATGTGGACTCTG ttCCTAGTACATCCACATCTCCACCTTCAAACATGGTCACATCCTGGGGTGCTGGAAGTCCTACTCGGACTGGTGCCCGACCAAAGACGATGACCTCTAATCAACCCCCTGCCCAGCCACGCAG gGTATCAAAGCGTAAAGAGGCGGCCAGCGGTCCAGCTGTACCACCaccaaagaaatacaaaaa GAGTCCTGTTGCCCGACCAGCCCGAAAGTCCAATAGTGTCCTCCGCAGAAGGCAGTCTGAGTCAAAGACTGTGGCCAAGACCCGGGCGGCAGCAGCAGTTTCCACTACTGCAAACACAGA TTCAACTAGCTCTGAAGACCAGGAGCTAGAGCGCATCAGGAACCTCCAGAAGGAAGTGGCTCTGCATCGCAAGAAGAACGAGGCCAGCTACAAAGCTGCCCTGGCAGGCA ATCCACCACCGAAGAAGATGGTCCTGTCCACAACTGTGCCTAAAGAATTCCGCTTCAACACCCGCGCTAAGGCCACCACTTCATCCAACACATCCCACAAGGACGTGGACTTTGTCACTCAGCTTCGCAAACCCTCCTCCCCA GCCAAGGCTATGAAAGGTGCCACAGTGCCCAAACCCTTCAACCTGTCGACCGGCAACAAGAGAAAGATGGACGAGCCGTCTGCCTACGTGCCCATGGCTCAGCAGATAGAGCGCTTCGAGAAACGAACCCCTGACCGCTACCACCTGCGCAGCCGCAAGAGTCAAGAGAGAG GGCCGTCCAGAGTGAAAGGCGAGCACCTGAAGCTCACCCAGCCTCACACCCCAGACCTGATGACCCGCCAGAGGAGCCGGCCACCCACGGCCAAGAGCAGCGCTGACCTGGAGGCTGAAGAGGTGGAAAAACTTAACAA gtttaaattcaAGGCCCTGGAACTGAATAGGAAAATATTGGACGGCGCAGAGGGCCTAAAGAAGCCAGCCGTGAAGGAACCCACTGTCCCTGAAGGCTTCGAGCTGCAGATTGAAAAAAGGCTCCAGGAGAGACAGGCCACCAAGAAGCCTCAGGAAGGTGAAGAGAAGCCGCACACCTTTAAATCCCAGCCTCTGCCCAAAAAGATCCTGGAAGGAGTAGTG GGATTGCCAGAGAAGAAAGTTTTGCATCCAACTGTTCCAGAGTCGCCAGCGTTTGCTCTCAAGAAGAGGATTCATGTGGAGCCCAAGGTTGAGGAG GTAAAACGGCCTTCGCCAATCAAGGCCCCCCCAGTGCCTCACTTTGGCCTCCCCTTCCAGCCCCGGCTACAAGAGAACCACCTTGTGGAGGTCTGTCCTTTCTCCTTTGAAGAGAGGGAACGAGAGAGGAGGGCACTGAAAGAGAagaggctggaggagaagcGAAATGAAGAG GTCCCACACTTCAAGGCCCAGCCACTGCCAGACTTCAACACTGTGGTTCtcccagagaagaagaagatggagctCACGAAGCCTGAGCCCTTTAGACTGCTGCTGGACGAGCGGGGAGCCGCGAAGAGCAGTCGTTGGGAACAAATG GTGAAAGAAGAGCAGAAACAACAGGAGGACGCAGCAGTATTCAAAGCCAGGCCCAACACGGTCACTCACAAAGAGCCTTTCCAGCCCAAAAAGGAGAGCCGGGCTGCAGTGG AAGGCATTAATTCTTCCACAGTTGTGGAGGCCTTCGAGCTATCGACGGAGCGACGCGCCCGGGAGCGGCAGGAGTACGAGCAGCTGGCCAGTGAGAAGGAGGCTTTCAAGGCGCTCATGGAGGAGGAGcggagacgagaggaggagaacagggagaaagaggaggtcGCCAGGATGCGGCAAGAACAG GTTCACAAGGCTCAACCCATCAGACACTACAAACCTGTGGCAGTGAAGAAGAGTGAGGTTCCTCTCACAGTCCCACAGTCGCCAAACTTCTCTGACCGCTTCCGCCTGTGA